A stretch of DNA from Variovorax paradoxus:
CGCGGGTCGGGTGTGGAAACGCGCGGCAATTCGGCCGTCGACATCGCGCTGTGGGACCTCTTCGGCAAGGCGGCCAACATGCCGGTGCACACGGCGCTGGGCGGCAAGAGCCGCGATGCGATCCGGATCTACAACACCTGCGCGGGCTACCAGTACATCCGCAGCGCCACCAACCAGACGAGCGCGAACTGGGGCCTGGCGGCGAACAACAACGGTCCGTACGAAGACCTGCAGGGCTTCCTGCACCATGCCGACGAACTGGCCGAGTCGCTGCTGTCCGAAGGCATCACGGCCATGAAGATCTGGCCCTTCGATCCGGCGGCGGAAAAAAGCCACGGGCAGTACATCAGCAACGCCGACCTCGACACCGCGCTCGAGCCCTTTCGCAAGATCCGCAAGGCGGTGGGCGGCAAGATGGACATCATGGTCGAGTTCCACAGCCTGTGGCGGCTGCCGATGGCACAGAAGATCGCGCGCGCGCTGCAGGAGTTCGACACCTTCTGGCACGAAGACGCCATCCGCATGGACAGCCTCGATCTGCTCAAGCAGTACGCCAAGGACTGCCAGGCGCTCGTCTGCGCCAGCGAAACGCTGAGCTACAAGTGGGGCTTCAAGGACTACCTGCAGACCGGCGTGGCCGGGGTCGCGATGCTCGACCTGAGCTGGTGCGGCGGCCTCACCGAGGCGCGCAAGATCGCCGCCATGGCCGA
This window harbors:
- a CDS encoding mandelate racemase/muconate lactonizing enzyme family protein, whose amino-acid sequence is MKITQLETIRLGEFPNILWVRLHTDEGLVGLGETFMGAEAVEAYLHEWAALKLLGTDPLQIEARNRDITGYLGWRGSGVETRGNSAVDIALWDLFGKAANMPVHTALGGKSRDAIRIYNTCAGYQYIRSATNQTSANWGLAANNNGPYEDLQGFLHHADELAESLLSEGITAMKIWPFDPAAEKSHGQYISNADLDTALEPFRKIRKAVGGKMDIMVEFHSLWRLPMAQKIARALQEFDTFWHEDAIRMDSLDLLKQYAKDCQALVCASETLSYKWGFKDYLQTGVAGVAMLDLSWCGGLTEARKIAAMADAWQLPVAPHDCTGPVVWAASTHLSLHAPNALIQESVRAFFTGWYKELVTELPKVENGMISLNDKPGLGLELLPDLHKRADAIVRVSKAA